The Labrus bergylta chromosome 15, fLabBer1.1, whole genome shotgun sequence genome includes a region encoding these proteins:
- the unc93a gene encoding protein unc-93 homolog A codes for MISRNFKNVLVVSLGFLSLFTAYGGLQGLQSSLNAEQGMGVASLSVVYASIIISSMFLPPILIKNLGCKWTIVAGMACYVSYSFGNLFPGWYTLIPTSVILGLGGSPMWSAKCTYLTISGNMQAAKDGKKGSDVINQYFGIFFFIFQSSAVWGNLMSSLIFGQDSNIAHIPEEQLLSCGAADCGLNISMNSTIIKPAQKLVWTLVGCYIGVGVLAILIVAVFLDNIDQEQTSEFRGNREPFRQTFLATFRLLKDWRLVTLIPLTMYSGFEQSFLSGEYTKNYTTCALGIHYVGFVMMCFGAANSVCSFLFGRIARYTGRAALFFLAAACNFCCIIGLLYWRPHPEQLPVFFVFPALWGMSDAIWQTQTNALYGVLFPREKEAAFANYRMWESLGFVIAFAYSTFICLEYKLYILLAVLVLTVITYPIVEYNEHKSPTPPIEKGTYTSHRDVIKKVENAIICQTPM; via the exons ATGATCAGCCGCAACTTCAAGAACGTACTGGTGGTCTCTCTcgggtttctgtctctgtttacaGCGTATGGAGGCCTGCAGGGCTTACAG agcagCCTGAATGCGGAGCAGGGGATGGGCGTGGCGTCTCTGAGCGTCGTCTACGCCTCCATCATCATCTCCTCCATGTTCCTGCCGCCCATCTTGATCAAAAACCTCGGCTGTAAATGGACCATCGTGGCGGGCATGGCGTGCTACGTCTCCTACTCCTTTGGGAACCTCTTCCCTGGCTG GTACACCCTGATTCCCACCTCGGTGATCCTGGGTTTGGGCGGCTCTCCAATGTGGTCGGCTAAATGCACCTACCTCACCATCTCAGGGAACATGCAGGCCGCTAAAGATGGCAAGAAGGGCTCGGATGTCATCAACCAATACTTTGgcatcttcttcttcatcttccaGTCCTCGGCTGTGTGGGGAAACCTCATGTCGTCGCTCATTTTCGGACAGGACTCCAATATAG CTCACATCCCTGAGGAGCAGCTGTTGAGCTGCGGAGCTGCAGACTGCGGTCTCAACATCTCCATGAACTCCACGATAATCAAACCTGCTCAAAAGCTGGTGTGGACGCTCGTCGGATGCTACATCG GCGTCGGTGTGCTGGCCATCCTGATAGTCGCAGTGTTTCTGGACAACATCGACCAGGAGCAGACCAGCGAGTTTCGTGGCAATAGGGAGCCGTTCCGTCAAACGTTTCTGGCCACGTTCAGACTGTTGAAGGACTGGAGGCTGGTCACCCTCATCCCTCTCACCATGTACAGTGGCTTCGAGCAGAGCTTCCTCTCCGGGGAGTACACCAAG AACTATACCACATGTGCGCTGGGGATCCATTACGTCGGCTTTGTCATGATGTGTTTCGGAGCCGCTAATTCTGTTTGCTCATTTCTCTTCGGGAGAATTGCTCGCTACACGGGGAGAGCTGCACTGTTCTTTCTGG CTGCGGCTTGCAACTTCTGCTGTATCATTGGTCTCTTATACTGGAGGCCTCATCCTGAGCAgctccctgtgttttttgtgtttcctgctcTGTGGGGAATGTCGGACGCTATCTGGCAGACGCAGACCAATG CTCTTTACGGCGTCCTGTTTCCCCGGGAAAAAGAGGCGGCGTTCGCCAACTACAGGATGTGGGAGTCGCTTGGTTTCGTTATCGCCTTCGCCTACAGCACCTTCATATGTCTGGAGTATAAACTATACATCCTCCTGGCTGTGCTGGTTCTCACCGTCATCACTTACCCCATAGTGGAGTACAACGAACACAAGAGCCCCACGCCGCCTATCGAGAAGGGAACCTACACGAGTCACAGAGACGTCATAAAGAAAGTCGAGAACGCAATCATATGCCAGACACCGATGTAG